From Nasonia vitripennis strain AsymCx chromosome 2 unlocalized genomic scaffold, Nvit_psr_1.1 chr2_random0012, whole genome shotgun sequence, one genomic window encodes:
- the LOC100678637 gene encoding bromodomain-containing protein 3 yields MSKNTGAIPVTAAVSKLSDLMPSTLSRSFFSQPVSQMDAPPPKNLKKEKKKDKKGKKSKDKMDKKDKKKKTKQDKRAKLEANKRLSSSQPDVLLSSSSSWQTRNNGFSASQPQPTLNKKLQEQRASTSKQQQLPKQGLSTRPPMDFQEPNAVGISASSSTAPLTAPDTAQMAKILERIDSMNRRIVTVGATASHLSTKTDNLENHSKSVDERLANIEKLMSSMHEMLKEITNRQKRKVAVRPQYLPFKTLADILAFSSDESSTDDRSSGTEDDNNARVSDSDATDIFRETHSNYL; encoded by the exons ATGTCGAAGAATACGGGCGCGATTCCAGTGACCGCAGCCGTTTCTAAGCTGTCGGACTTGATGCCATCCACCCTCTCAAGGAGCTTCTTCTCTCAGCCCGTCAGCCAAATGGATGCGCCGCCACCTAAAAACCttaagaaggagaagaagaaggacaAGAAAGGGAAAAAAAGCAAGGACAAGATGGACAAAAAAGAcaagaaaaagaagacgaaGCAGGATAAGCGCGCTAAACTAGAGGCGAATAAACGACTATCATCATCGCAGCCAGACGTATTGttgtcgtcatcgtcgtcgtggCAAACCCGTAACAACGGTTTCTCCGCGTCGCAGCCTCAACCGACCCTCAATAAGAAATTGCAGGAGCAACGAGCGTCGACATCCAAACAACAGCAACTACCGAAGCAAGGATTGTCGACACGTCCGCCGATGGATTTTCAGGAGCCAAATGCTGTAGGAATTTCAGCATCTTCCTCGACAGCTCCTCTCACCGCCCCCGATACTGCGCAAATGGCCAAGATTTTGGAGAGAATCGA TTCGATGAATCGACGAATCGTTACCGTTGGTGCCACCGCGAGTCATCTTTCCACAAAAACTGACAATTTGGAAAACCATTCAAA atCAGTGGACGAAAGACTCGCCAACATAGAGAAATTAATGAG ttccATGCACGAAATGCTAAAAGAAATTACTAATAGGCAGAAGCGAAAGGTGGCAGTTCGTCCTCAATATCTGCCCTTTAAAACATTGGCCGACATCCTAGCATTCAGCAGCGACGAGAGCAGCACAGACGATAGGAGCAGCGGCACCGAGGACGACAACAATGCACGAGTCTCCGACAGCGATGCCACCGATATTTTTAGAGAAACCCAttctaattatttataa